AATGATTGTGTTGGCAGATACATAATAACCTTCATTCAAAACACTTAGACTATCATTCTTGGTAGGACAAGGGGACTCAGATATCAATCCGTATGCAGCATAAGTATGATAATCATTTTTTATAAGATTTTCTTTTGATAGTATTGATATAATATTTGATGTGAGAACCCAATCCTGATTGGTTTCTTTATGAATTAGTGATATGGAGTCAATATCAAGGTCGATTTCATTAGTGTGAAATGGTTTGGAAAGTACCCATAACTTAGGTAACTTCTCAATTCTTATGTCTAGAGAATCTGATGTGAATTCACTACTATTCCAATAAAAAGATTCTATTTGAGATTTTAAATGTTTTAGATAATTAATCTTATTCTGCAAGATATTCTCCTGTTTCAATATCTCTTCTTGTATCTTGCTTATATTTTCGTGGTGTAGCAGTTGTTGAATTTTCTTGATAGGTATATCAACCGAACGAAGAAAAAGTATAGTAGAAATCATTTCAAATTGTTCAATACTATAATACCTGTACTTATTATCTCGTATCTGCTTCGGTATTATCAGACCTATTTTTGAGTAATAACGAAGTGTATCTGTCGAAATAGAAAAAATCTTTGATATTTCACCTATGGTATAATACTCTTTCAAACACCCACCAACCCCCTTATATAATAAACAAAACTTTATATAAAATTAATTTAAATTACTTAATATAAAATAAGATTAAGATTGTTAATTATATTATAAACTATGAAGTAACTCCAATGTCAACAAATTTCTAAGTTCTCATTAAATATTATAAAATTTGAAATAGCCAATAGTCATATTAATGAAGAAGAAAATATGTTTTGAGATAATATTGAAGGGTATTCCAAGCAAAATAGTATATGTATATGTGGAGTAGTGAGGCAGGACGCCGAACCCAGCTTTTTGCTCAGGACGAGCAAGTAGCTGGCGTAACATATACATATACTATTTTGCAAAAGCCACGTCGGAACAAAACATTTTTCCTGACTTACTTGCACTATAATTTAATCCCAAACTCTGTTTGCATATTGGTATATTTCTTAGATATTTATGTGTTATTCTTATATACTAATAGATATTAACAATAAAATCTAATTTTTGTTATAAAAGTTATGCTATTTGTATAATTTTTATCCATTGTATGATTTGTGAAGAATTACTATAATGTGAACTATAAACAAATATAAAATATAAAAGAGGAAGGAAGTTTAATTATGAAAAGAAAAATTTCTTTATTCGTTGCACTAATCATGGTTGTCGCTATGTTTGCAGGTTGTGGTTCAAAAACTAAAACAACTACAGATGATGATCAAAAAAGTACAGTAGATACATCGAAATCATCTGAAGAAAAAGACAATGAGCAAGAACCAGAAATAAAAGACCAAACTCTAAAAGTATCTGTTTTTCAAGGTGGATTCGGACGTGAGTATTGGGATGAAGTAGCAAAAGCATTCGAAGCACAAAATGAAGGCGTTACAGTAGAAGTTGTAGCTGACCCTAATATAGGTGAAAGAATCAGAAATGACATTCTATCAAATGACTCACCAGACTTTGTATTCTTATCATCAAGAGATAAATCAGGTACAACACAATCTCTTATAAAAGATAAAGCTATTGCTGATATCAGTGATGTAATGAATAAGCTAAAAGATAAAATGATTGACGGAGTACTTGATAACTCACTTCTAAGTCCTTATGGTGATGGAAAAACATATCTTGCACCATTCAACTTCTCATCACTTGGATTATGGTACAATGAAAATTATTTCAAAACAAATGACATTACAGCACCAGTGACATGGGATGATTTCTTTGAACTTCAAAATAAAATAACAGACAGAGCACTTATTACATATGCAGGTATCTATCCAGGATATCTTGAATCATTGGTATTCCCTGCAATCGCTTCAGGTGCAGGAAAAGATACATTTGATAAACTTGTAAAATATGATGTATCAACTTTGGACTCAGATGAATTCAAAGCAATCATGGAGAAATTCGAGAAGATAGCATCAACTAAAGCAATCATGAATGGTACAGCAGGTATCAACCATACAACATCACAAGCAGAATTCCTTATGGGTAAAGCAGCTATGATTCCTAATGGTTCATGGATTGCTAATGAAATGAAAGATGCACCAAGAGAAGATGGATTCACATGGGGATTTGCAGCAGCACCAGTATTAAAAGCAGATAATGACAAGTATGTAGTTGCATCAATGGATGAAATGTATATACCAAGTGCATCCAAGAACAAAGAATTAGCTAAGAAATTCTTAGAATTCCTTTATTCAGACGAAGCAATAAAAATTCAAGCTGAAAAAGCACAATCAGTTCCACCATTAAAAGGTGTAGCAGATGTAATCAAACCTTTTGTTGATGAAGCAACAGGAGCATCATATACATTATTTGATAAAGGATACAAACCATTAATCAGTAACTTTGCAGCTGTAGATAATATGACTCTTGTTCCTAGAAAAGAATTCTTCGGTACAGTAGGTCAAGTTATAACAGGAACAAAGACTAAAGAAGAAGCTATTGATTATCTAAAACCAATTTTTGAAGAAGCAGCTAAAAATATAGTCAAATAGTAATTATATCAATTATTAACCTTGCACATGGGGCTGTCGGATAATACATTTTTAGGATGGCTATCTTCCTTAATCATTAAAAATGTATTATTAGACAGCCCTTGTTCAAATTTTTTACTTGAACATAAATAGTAAAGGAGGTAACCAAATGTCCACAGTAAAAAAAGGAATAGTTAAAAAAAGCAAGATTAGTTCTAGTAAAGGTTTCTTTCTTGCAGTTTGTGTTGCCCCTGCATTTGTTTTGTATTTAATATTAGGTGTTTATCCAGCTATCAAAGTATTTATTAATTCACTTTACAAATGGAGTGGATTATCACCTACAAAAACATTTATAGGGCTTGATAATTTTAAGACATTATTACATGATCAGAAATTTGCACTGGCTTTTAAGAACACTGTGTTTTTAATGATTGTAACAACAATAGTAACTATGGTAATCGCACTTTTCTTTGCATCAACATTATCACGAAGTAAATTCAAAGAAAAAAATCTATACAGAGTATTATTCTTCTTCCCTAACGTATTATCAATTGTAGTTATCGGGATATTATTTACATATATATACGAACCAAACAGAGGATTACTTAATGCAGCACTTAATCTTATAGGATTAAGTGGGAAAACCTGGCTTGGGGATTCAAAAACCGTATTGTGGGCTATTTCAGGAGCAATGATATGGCAGGCTGTAGGATATTATATGGTAATGTATATGGCTGGTATGGATTCTATATCACCTTCATTCTATGAAGTAGCTGATCTAGAGGGAGCATCAAAATTCAAACAATTCTTCTTAATCACAATACCAATGCTTTGGGAAATAATCAGAGTAACAATAGTATTTTTTATAATATCTTCACTTAATATGAGCTTTCTTTTCGTTACGGTCATGACAGGAGGAGCACCTAACGGTGGATCAGAGGTTTTACTGTCATATATGTATAGTCAAGCATTTACCAACTCCAACTTTGGATATGCAATGGCTGTTGCTGTAGTAGTATTCTTATTTGCATTCACTCTAGCTATTATTAGTAGAAAACTGACTGAAAAAGAAAACGATAATTATTGATGGAGGTGAAATAAATGAAAAGTAGAAGTAAAGATAATAAGAAAATAAATGTTGGTAATGTAGTCACTAGACTAATATTGATTATTGCATCCATATTAGTGGTATATCCTATATTCTGGGCTTTCGCAACGTCTTTCAAGACTAATAGAGAATTCTTGACCAGTCCTTGGAAGTTACCTTCAGGGTTACATTGGGAGAACTATACTAATGCATTAGTAAAAGGGCATATGGGTTCATATTTCATAAATTCCATTGGTATTACAATCATTGCAATAGTAGTCTTACTTGCATTGGCTGTTCCAGCGGCATATGCACTATCTAGATTTGATTTCAAGTTCAATAAATTGATCAGTCTAGTATTCATGGGAGGACTTTTTGTTTCAGGGTCTTATACAGTAGTTCCATTATTTACTCTAATGAATAAGATGCACTTATTGAACAATAGACTAATGCTTGCAATTCTATATTCAGTTACTACGTTACCATTTAATATATATCTATTAAGCGGGTTCTTCAAAGGTATATCTAAGGAATATGAGGCTGCGGCTTCCATTGATGGATGTGGGTATTTCAGAACTCTCTATAGTGTAATAGTTCCTATGGCAAAACCTGGAATGGTAACAGTACTCATGTTTGCATTTATGAGTTATTGGAACGAA
The window above is part of the Vallitalea guaymasensis genome. Proteins encoded here:
- a CDS encoding MerR family transcriptional regulator, translated to MKEYYTIGEISKIFSISTDTLRYYSKIGLIIPKQIRDNKYRYYSIEQFEMISTILFLRSVDIPIKKIQQLLHHENISKIQEEILKQENILQNKINYLKHLKSQIESFYWNSSEFTSDSLDIRIEKLPKLWVLSKPFHTNEIDLDIDSISLIHKETNQDWVLTSNIISILSKENLIKNDYHTYAAYGLISESPCPTKNDSLSVLNEGYYVSANTIIYEPNHSDVNVVYDRILDYIDKHHLEITGDAIERNVLDMFVNEQGDNAHYIKIIIPIK
- a CDS encoding carbohydrate ABC transporter substrate-binding protein, whose product is MKRKISLFVALIMVVAMFAGCGSKTKTTTDDDQKSTVDTSKSSEEKDNEQEPEIKDQTLKVSVFQGGFGREYWDEVAKAFEAQNEGVTVEVVADPNIGERIRNDILSNDSPDFVFLSSRDKSGTTQSLIKDKAIADISDVMNKLKDKMIDGVLDNSLLSPYGDGKTYLAPFNFSSLGLWYNENYFKTNDITAPVTWDDFFELQNKITDRALITYAGIYPGYLESLVFPAIASGAGKDTFDKLVKYDVSTLDSDEFKAIMEKFEKIASTKAIMNGTAGINHTTSQAEFLMGKAAMIPNGSWIANEMKDAPREDGFTWGFAAAPVLKADNDKYVVASMDEMYIPSASKNKELAKKFLEFLYSDEAIKIQAEKAQSVPPLKGVADVIKPFVDEATGASYTLFDKGYKPLISNFAAVDNMTLVPRKEFFGTVGQVITGTKTKEEAIDYLKPIFEEAAKNIVK
- a CDS encoding carbohydrate ABC transporter permease; the protein is MSTVKKGIVKKSKISSSKGFFLAVCVAPAFVLYLILGVYPAIKVFINSLYKWSGLSPTKTFIGLDNFKTLLHDQKFALAFKNTVFLMIVTTIVTMVIALFFASTLSRSKFKEKNLYRVLFFFPNVLSIVVIGILFTYIYEPNRGLLNAALNLIGLSGKTWLGDSKTVLWAISGAMIWQAVGYYMVMYMAGMDSISPSFYEVADLEGASKFKQFFLITIPMLWEIIRVTIVFFIISSLNMSFLFVTVMTGGAPNGGSEVLLSYMYSQAFTNSNFGYAMAVAVVVFLFAFTLAIISRKLTEKENDNY
- a CDS encoding carbohydrate ABC transporter permease, yielding MKSRSKDNKKINVGNVVTRLILIIASILVVYPIFWAFATSFKTNREFLTSPWKLPSGLHWENYTNALVKGHMGSYFINSIGITIIAIVVLLALAVPAAYALSRFDFKFNKLISLVFMGGLFVSGSYTVVPLFTLMNKMHLLNNRLMLAILYSVTTLPFNIYLLSGFFKGISKEYEAAASIDGCGYFRTLYSVIVPMAKPGMVTVLMFAFMSYWNEYILAFTMIRDDTKKTLSVGLKNLMEVQKYATDWGAMFAGLVLVMLPTMIFYMAVQKKLTGGLSLGGLKG